The Halobellus sp. MBLA0158 genome has a window encoding:
- a CDS encoding GNAT family N-acetyltransferase — protein sequence MRDDADGHVRLRPATPDDAAAVRRIYAPYVRDSPATFRTEVPAVAEVRAKIREKRDADEYPWYVAVDDDDAESDAEDDENDPRDGTGDSEAESRIVGYAYGSQLRERPAYRWAVETSVYVDREAHRSGIGTRLYDRLLDTLRRQGYCAAYAALGMPNPESEAFHERRGFERVGRFPAAGFKLDGWHDVVWYHRRLREPEGEPAEPRPVSAVDGAFRD from the coding sequence ATGCGCGACGACGCTGATGGGCACGTTCGCCTCCGCCCCGCGACCCCCGACGACGCGGCCGCGGTCCGGCGGATCTACGCGCCCTACGTCCGCGACTCGCCGGCGACGTTCCGGACCGAGGTGCCTGCGGTCGCAGAGGTGCGAGCGAAGATCCGCGAGAAGCGCGACGCCGACGAGTATCCGTGGTACGTCGCCGTCGACGATGACGACGCAGAGAGTGACGCGGAAGATGACGAAAACGACCCGCGCGACGGGACGGGCGACAGCGAGGCCGAGTCGAGGATCGTCGGCTACGCCTACGGCAGCCAGCTCCGCGAGCGCCCGGCCTACCGGTGGGCCGTCGAGACGTCGGTCTACGTCGACCGCGAGGCCCACCGCTCCGGGATCGGGACGCGGCTCTACGACCGCCTGCTCGACACGCTCCGGCGACAGGGCTACTGCGCGGCCTACGCCGCGCTGGGGATGCCGAACCCCGAGAGCGAGGCGTTCCACGAGCGCCGCGGCTTCGAGCGCGTCGGCCGCTTCCCGGCCGCGGGGTTCAAGCTGGACGGCTGGCACGACGTCGTCTGGTACCACCGCCGGCTCCGGGAGCCCGAGGGCGAGCCGGCCGAACCGCGACCGGTCTCGGCTGTCGACGGGGCGTTCCGCGACTGA
- a CDS encoding winged helix-turn-helix transcriptional regulator, whose protein sequence is MPNREVDEEKRATLRRFAALGAASPLAGLASGTAAADSETTSDARDAIVGFVASAPGAHFSKIRDDLQLGTGETQHHLRNLVEEGVLDSRRDGDYKRFFPAGRFSAFEQTALGYLRRRTPRGMLIELLRNPDATGADLAAHLDVSRATVSGYARELDEAGLLSREDGYAVERPETLLVLVVRYADSFGADAVALAGETDSLVRYDP, encoded by the coding sequence ATGCCCAACCGGGAGGTCGACGAGGAAAAGCGGGCGACGCTCAGGCGCTTTGCGGCGCTCGGAGCGGCCTCGCCGCTCGCCGGGCTGGCATCCGGCACCGCGGCCGCGGACTCGGAGACCACGAGCGACGCCCGCGACGCCATCGTCGGCTTCGTCGCCTCCGCGCCCGGCGCCCACTTCTCGAAGATCCGCGACGACCTCCAGCTGGGAACGGGCGAGACCCAACACCACCTCCGGAATCTGGTCGAAGAGGGGGTCCTCGACTCCCGCCGCGACGGCGACTACAAGCGCTTCTTCCCCGCCGGTCGCTTCTCGGCGTTCGAACAGACCGCGCTCGGGTACCTCCGGCGGCGGACCCCCCGCGGGATGCTCATCGAACTCCTCCGGAACCCGGACGCCACGGGCGCGGACCTGGCGGCCCACCTCGACGTCTCGCGGGCGACCGTGAGTGGCTACGCCCGCGAACTCGACGAGGCCGGATTGCTCTCCCGGGAGGACGGCTACGCCGTCGAGCGCCCGGAGACGCTGCTCGTGCTCGTCGTCAGGTACGCCGACTCGTTCGGCGCCGACGCGGTCGCGCTGGCGGGCGAGACCGACTCGCTCGTGCGGTACGACCCCTGA
- a CDS encoding DUF7575 domain-containing protein — protein sequence MTHTRRRALIATLVAVLGASVGVAGAGHLYLRQWRRAAAWFSVVVGATIVLLSVFVDPATLSLSDPAAVANVEPASLPTAVTAPVFALLLLNALDAYRLAARGPQTADAPQCPACGGELDPELDFCPWCTTRLEWEAE from the coding sequence ATGACGCACACGCGACGCCGTGCCCTGATCGCGACGCTCGTCGCCGTCCTCGGCGCCAGCGTCGGCGTCGCGGGCGCCGGCCACCTCTACCTCCGGCAGTGGCGCCGCGCCGCCGCCTGGTTCTCGGTCGTCGTGGGCGCGACGATCGTGCTGCTCTCGGTGTTCGTCGACCCGGCGACGCTCAGCCTCTCGGATCCCGCGGCCGTCGCGAACGTCGAGCCGGCCTCGCTGCCGACGGCGGTCACCGCGCCGGTGTTCGCGCTCCTGCTGTTGAACGCGCTCGATGCCTACCGCCTCGCCGCCCGCGGCCCGCAGACCGCGGACGCGCCGCAGTGTCCCGCCTGCGGCGGCGAACTCGACCCCGAACTCGACTTCTGTCCGTGGTGTACGACGCGGCTCGAATGGGAAGCGGAGTAG
- a CDS encoding transcription initiation factor IIB, with protein MSEQSTYTRVNARTRDESRTNEGRDGSSAGQRWVRPDEEEEVEEESEDEELTCPECGGNVVADDEHGETVCDDCGLVITEDSVDRGPEWRAFDAKEKDQKSRVGAPTTNTMHDKGLSTNIDWRDKDAYGNSLSSNQRQKMQRLRKWNERFRTRDSKERNLKQALGEIDRMASALGLPENVRETASVIYRRALDEDLLPGRSIEGVATSCVYAAARMAGVPRSLDEIAEVSRVPKSEVARTYRYIARELSLEVKPADPEQYVPRFASELGLSDEAKLRARQLLKNAKEKGVHSGKSPVGLAAAAVYAAALLTNEKTTQAAVSDVADISEVTIRNRYHELLEAEESIGLA; from the coding sequence ATGAGCGAGCAGAGTACCTACACTCGCGTGAACGCGAGAACGAGAGACGAATCGCGAACGAACGAGGGACGAGACGGCAGCTCGGCCGGCCAGCGCTGGGTCCGTCCCGACGAGGAAGAAGAGGTCGAAGAGGAATCCGAAGACGAAGAGCTCACCTGCCCGGAGTGCGGCGGCAACGTCGTCGCCGACGACGAACACGGCGAGACCGTCTGTGACGACTGCGGCCTCGTGATCACCGAGGACTCGGTCGACCGCGGCCCCGAGTGGCGCGCCTTCGACGCCAAGGAGAAAGACCAGAAGTCCCGCGTCGGCGCGCCGACGACGAACACGATGCACGACAAGGGGCTGTCGACCAACATCGACTGGCGCGACAAGGACGCCTACGGCAACTCCCTGTCGTCGAATCAGCGCCAGAAGATGCAGCGGCTCCGCAAGTGGAACGAGCGGTTCCGCACCCGCGACTCGAAGGAGCGAAACCTCAAGCAGGCGCTCGGCGAGATCGACCGGATGGCCTCGGCACTGGGTCTCCCCGAGAACGTTCGGGAGACCGCGTCGGTCATCTACCGCCGCGCGCTCGACGAGGACCTGCTGCCCGGCCGCTCCATCGAGGGCGTCGCCACCTCGTGTGTCTATGCCGCGGCCCGGATGGCGGGCGTTCCCCGCTCGCTCGACGAAATCGCGGAGGTCTCCCGCGTCCCCAAGAGCGAGGTCGCCCGGACCTACCGCTACATCGCCCGGGAACTCTCCTTAGAGGTCAAGCCCGCCGACCCCGAGCAGTACGTCCCGCGGTTCGCCTCCGAACTGGGCCTCTCCGACGAGGCGAAGCTCCGCGCGCGCCAGCTCCTGAAGAACGCCAAGGAGAAGGGCGTCCACTCCGGCAAGTCGCCGGTCGGCCTCGCCGCCGCCGCCGTCTACGCCGCGGCCCTGCTGACGAACGAGAAGACGACCCAGGCCGCCGTCAGCGACGTCGCCGACATCTCCGAGGTCACGATCCGCAACCGCTACCACGAGCTTCTGGAAGCCGAAGAGAGCATCGGCCTGGCCTGA
- a CDS encoding CPBP family intramembrane glutamic endopeptidase: MSPPTLASLRIPGDRLRRTAGAFETVGSAWALAAVAPIALTALVITAGYVAAGGADPGFPPHFPTLVYGVANLAVVGGLFVALDSAPFAAAALFRTPSRREIAAGAVATALGVFVGWPATTMLADALGVARYAPATVTTAAGALAVGFGAVVVAPVAEELLYRGLLVGVGIERGYRPLVVGAASLTVFAVVHVFTAGIAGVLNAALLGSLLTWLRLRFDNLVGAWLFHALNNLLELLVGLSLLPSLYAL, encoded by the coding sequence ATGAGCCCTCCGACCCTCGCCTCGCTACGGATTCCGGGGGATCGACTCCGACGGACGGCCGGCGCCTTCGAGACCGTCGGCTCCGCGTGGGCGCTCGCCGCGGTGGCGCCGATCGCGCTGACGGCGCTCGTCATCACGGCGGGCTACGTCGCGGCCGGCGGCGCCGATCCGGGGTTTCCGCCGCACTTCCCGACGCTCGTGTACGGCGTCGCGAACCTCGCGGTCGTCGGCGGCCTGTTCGTCGCGTTGGACTCGGCGCCGTTCGCGGCGGCCGCGCTCTTCCGGACGCCGTCCCGCCGCGAGATCGCCGCCGGAGCGGTGGCGACCGCCCTCGGCGTCTTCGTCGGGTGGCCCGCGACGACGATGCTTGCGGACGCGCTCGGCGTCGCGCGGTACGCGCCGGCGACGGTGACCACAGCCGCGGGAGCGCTCGCCGTGGGCTTCGGCGCGGTCGTGGTCGCGCCCGTCGCGGAGGAACTGCTGTACCGCGGCCTCCTCGTCGGCGTCGGGATCGAGCGGGGATACCGACCGCTCGTCGTCGGGGCCGCGTCGCTCACGGTGTTCGCCGTCGTCCACGTCTTCACCGCCGGAATCGCCGGCGTCCTCAACGCCGCGCTCCTCGGATCGCTGCTCACGTGGCTCCGCCTCCGCTTCGACAACCTCGTCGGCGCCTGGCTGTTCCACGCGCTGAACAACCTCCTCGAACTGCTGGTCGGACTCTCGCTCCTCCCGTCGCTGTACGCGCTCTGA
- a CDS encoding SPFH domain-containing protein has product MALGPALLQLGIGIPTIGILVLLLAIVTVYQMVEIVDAYEKKALTVFGEYRKLLEPGINFIPPFVSRTYAFDMRTQTLDVPRQEAITRDNSPVTADAVVYIKVMDAKKAFLEVDDYKRAVSNLAQTTLRAVIGDMELDDTLNKRQEINGRIRRELDEPTDEWGVRVESVEVREVNPSQDVQQAMEQQTSAERRRRAMILEAQGERRSAVEQAEGEKQSNIIRAQGEKQSQILEAQGDAISTVLRAKSAESMGERAIIEKGMESLETIGQGESTTFVLPQELTSLLGRYGRQLTDSDVQEQAGLDSLDFDEETRELLGLDDIEEILGQIDQATEMDVEELEQEAEAIKQGAGTDFKDADAVIQEAGTVEEPSIKDPDEVVAEADAEAAESGSPSAEPDDAADESSEEPAVERETE; this is encoded by the coding sequence ATGGCACTCGGTCCCGCGTTACTCCAACTCGGCATCGGGATCCCGACGATCGGGATCCTCGTGCTCCTCCTCGCGATCGTCACCGTCTACCAGATGGTCGAGATCGTCGACGCCTACGAGAAGAAGGCGCTGACGGTCTTCGGCGAGTACCGGAAACTCCTGGAACCGGGGATCAACTTCATCCCGCCGTTCGTCTCGCGGACGTACGCCTTCGATATGCGGACCCAGACGCTCGACGTCCCGCGTCAGGAGGCGATCACCCGCGACAACTCCCCCGTGACCGCCGACGCCGTGGTCTACATCAAGGTGATGGACGCCAAGAAGGCGTTCCTCGAAGTCGACGACTACAAGCGCGCGGTCTCGAACCTCGCCCAGACCACGCTGCGGGCGGTCATCGGCGACATGGAGCTCGACGACACGCTCAACAAGCGCCAGGAGATCAACGGCCGGATCCGCCGCGAGCTCGACGAGCCCACAGACGAGTGGGGCGTCCGCGTCGAGAGCGTCGAGGTCCGCGAGGTGAACCCCTCCCAGGACGTCCAGCAGGCGATGGAACAGCAGACGTCGGCCGAGCGTCGCCGCCGCGCGATGATCCTCGAAGCCCAGGGCGAACGGCGCTCCGCCGTCGAGCAGGCCGAGGGTGAAAAGCAGTCGAACATCATCCGGGCGCAGGGCGAAAAGCAGAGCCAGATCCTCGAAGCACAGGGCGACGCCATCTCGACGGTCCTCCGCGCGAAGTCCGCCGAATCGATGGGCGAGCGCGCGATCATCGAGAAGGGAATGGAGAGCCTGGAGACGATCGGCCAGGGCGAGTCGACGACGTTCGTCCTGCCGCAGGAGCTCACCAGCCTCCTGGGCCGCTACGGCCGGCAGCTGACCGACTCCGACGTCCAGGAACAGGCGGGCCTCGACAGCCTCGACTTCGACGAGGAGACGCGCGAACTGCTCGGGCTGGACGACATCGAGGAGATCCTCGGCCAGATCGACCAGGCGACCGAGATGGACGTCGAAGAGCTCGAACAGGAGGCCGAGGCGATCAAGCAGGGCGCCGGGACCGACTTCAAGGACGCCGATGCGGTGATCCAGGAGGCCGGCACCGTCGAGGAGCCGTCGATCAAGGACCCCGACGAGGTCGTCGCCGAGGCCGACGCCGAGGCCGCGGAGTCGGGGTCGCCCTCGGCGGAGCCCGACGACGCGGCGGACGAGTCGTCCGAGGAGCCGGCCGTCGAGCGCGAGACGGAGTAG
- a CDS encoding helical backbone metal receptor has translation MVPSEAAGRREAHTDAVGAPERIVSLAPSTTASLTAMGADEAVVGVTAHCDLDRPVVGGWLNPDYDRLADLDPDVVCTADGLQREVRDELQDRGYDVCHVEPDTLAAVVDSVEALGRAVGRPEAGSALATELRDRIDAVRSRVPERGSDAWPVVYCEEWGDPPMAAGNWVPDAVAAAGGRYPFCEPGERSQEVTRARVAGADPDHVVVHHCGHGDRVDPDVLAERGWDVDAPVHVFDDDLLNQPSPALVDGIERLATVLHGDG, from the coding sequence ATGGTGCCGTCCGAAGCGGCCGGCCGAAGAGAGGCGCACACGGATGCCGTCGGCGCACCCGAGCGCATCGTCTCGCTCGCGCCCAGCACGACGGCGTCCCTGACGGCGATGGGCGCCGACGAGGCGGTCGTCGGCGTGACCGCCCACTGCGACCTCGACCGCCCGGTCGTCGGGGGGTGGCTGAACCCCGACTACGACCGGCTGGCCGATCTCGATCCCGACGTCGTCTGCACCGCCGACGGGCTCCAGCGCGAGGTCCGCGACGAACTCCAGGACCGCGGCTACGACGTCTGCCACGTCGAGCCCGACACGCTCGCGGCGGTGGTCGACTCCGTCGAGGCGCTCGGGCGGGCGGTCGGCCGGCCCGAGGCGGGGAGCGCGCTCGCGACGGAACTGCGCGACCGGATCGACGCCGTCCGGAGCCGCGTCCCCGAACGCGGGAGCGACGCCTGGCCCGTGGTCTACTGTGAAGAGTGGGGCGACCCGCCGATGGCCGCCGGCAATTGGGTCCCCGACGCGGTCGCGGCCGCGGGCGGCCGCTACCCCTTCTGCGAGCCGGGAGAACGGTCACAAGAAGTGACGAGAGCGCGGGTCGCGGGCGCCGATCCCGACCACGTCGTCGTCCACCACTGCGGCCACGGCGATCGGGTCGACCCTGACGTCCTCGCTGAGCGCGGCTGGGACGTCGACGCGCCGGTCCACGTGTTCGACGACGACCTCCTGAATCAGCCGAGCCCCGCCCTCGTCGACGGCATCGAGCGGCTCGCGACGGTGCTCCACGGCGACGGCTGA
- a CDS encoding DUF7123 family protein → MSATAAASPAANLNEKQDRILGYLRANVDERTYFKSRLIAEDLELSAKEVGANMRAILDSDVGLTIEKWGYSSGTTWKVTR, encoded by the coding sequence ATGAGCGCGACAGCCGCCGCGAGCCCGGCCGCGAACCTCAACGAAAAGCAGGATCGGATCCTCGGATACCTGCGAGCGAACGTGGACGAGCGGACCTACTTCAAATCGCGCCTGATCGCCGAGGACCTAGAGCTCTCCGCGAAGGAGGTCGGCGCGAATATGCGGGCGATCCTCGACAGCGACGTCGGCCTGACGATCGAGAAGTGGGGCTACTCCTCGGGGACGACCTGGAAGGTGACACGGTGA
- the yjjX gene encoding inosine/xanthosine triphosphatase produces MRIGVGSGNPVKRDATARVFPDATVEAEPVPSGVSEQPTGREETRRGAENRAAAVLDAGGYDLGVGIEGGVAGVEEGDGEPAFLVMRAVIDDGDRRGIGAGPSLPLPDSIAERVRAGEELGPVMDDVLGESDVARKQGAAGAFTGGAMTRTDALASAVTAAASPFLSDLY; encoded by the coding sequence ATGCGAATCGGAGTCGGCAGCGGGAACCCCGTGAAGCGCGACGCGACGGCCCGGGTCTTCCCGGACGCGACCGTCGAGGCGGAGCCGGTCCCCTCCGGCGTCTCCGAGCAGCCGACGGGCCGCGAGGAGACCCGCCGGGGTGCGGAGAACCGAGCCGCGGCGGTCCTCGACGCCGGCGGCTACGACCTCGGCGTGGGGATCGAAGGCGGCGTGGCCGGCGTAGAAGAGGGAGACGGCGAGCCCGCGTTCCTCGTGATGAGGGCCGTCATCGACGACGGCGACCGGCGGGGCATCGGTGCGGGTCCGAGTCTCCCGCTCCCGGACTCGATCGCCGAGCGCGTCCGCGCGGGCGAGGAACTGGGACCGGTGATGGACGACGTCCTCGGCGAGTCCGACGTCGCGAGGAAGCAGGGCGCCGCGGGCGCGTTCACCGGCGGCGCGATGACCCGGACCGACGCGCTGGCGTCGGCCGTCACCGCGGCCGCGAGCCCGTTCCTGAGCGACCTGTACTAA
- a CDS encoding flippase-like domain-containing protein produces the protein MDGPRDGSGRDSAPRPHATESGVRADGGDAADGDVAADRGGPEAVSVSVVLPAYNEADTIEATVETTLRTLASFLAPGSFEVIVAEDGCADRTPEIADRLAAEDDRVRHFHSDERLGRGGALERAFEAADGDVLVYFDTDLATDMRHLEELIERVRSDEADVATGSRWIPGNVADRPPKRGVPSRVYNGLVRTLLRSDLRDHQCGFKAFSREAFDDLKTEVEDDHWFWDTEMLVRAQRRGFAVAEFPVEWTPKGDTKVDLVRDVFGMGSQIVRTFWQLSVRPRLSRRVGIVAGAVLALVALVLMTQYIDFETVLTEVGDADLALVGAAAVIYVLSWPLRGYRYRDILAELGYHERVGFLTGAVFISQTGNLVFPARAGDLIRAYVVKARRGIPYPSGFASLAAERVFDLLTITSMAGVVLIGYTATGQTAELARTITGAEGAGRVAVIVALGVGLVALAAVVGIALSARSDRDFVRALVYRVSTDSYADFVAGVVGRFVDDLQTVAGTRRGFSRVGAASVAVWTLDVVTALLVLAAFQPELPLVELVAVSFFAVSVGNLAKVLPLSPGGVGLYEGAFTLLVVGLTPLSAELALGAAVLDHAVKNLVTVIGGYASMLGLNVSLTTAVEETREVREHGEEAPELD, from the coding sequence ATGGACGGTCCCCGCGACGGCTCCGGACGCGACTCAGCTCCGCGGCCTCACGCCACAGAGAGCGGCGTGCGCGCCGACGGAGGCGATGCCGCGGACGGCGATGTCGCGGCCGATCGCGGCGGGCCGGAAGCGGTCTCGGTGAGCGTCGTCCTGCCGGCGTACAACGAGGCCGACACGATCGAGGCCACGGTCGAGACGACCCTGCGGACGCTCGCGTCGTTCCTGGCGCCGGGGTCGTTCGAGGTCATCGTCGCCGAAGACGGCTGTGCGGACCGCACGCCCGAGATCGCCGACCGCCTCGCCGCCGAGGACGACCGCGTCCGCCACTTCCACAGCGACGAGCGACTGGGGCGCGGCGGCGCGCTCGAACGCGCCTTCGAGGCGGCCGACGGCGACGTGTTGGTGTACTTCGACACCGACCTCGCGACCGATATGCGCCACCTCGAAGAGCTGATCGAGCGCGTCCGCTCGGACGAGGCCGACGTCGCGACCGGCTCGCGCTGGATCCCCGGCAACGTCGCCGACCGGCCGCCGAAGCGCGGGGTCCCGAGTCGGGTGTACAACGGCCTCGTGCGGACGCTGCTCCGGTCGGACCTCCGCGACCACCAGTGCGGCTTCAAGGCCTTCAGCCGGGAGGCGTTCGACGACCTCAAGACCGAGGTCGAAGACGACCACTGGTTCTGGGACACCGAGATGCTCGTCCGCGCCCAGCGCCGCGGGTTCGCGGTCGCGGAGTTCCCCGTCGAGTGGACGCCGAAGGGCGACACGAAGGTCGACCTCGTCCGCGACGTCTTCGGGATGGGCAGCCAGATCGTCCGCACGTTCTGGCAGCTGTCGGTCCGCCCGCGGCTCTCCCGCCGCGTCGGCATCGTCGCGGGCGCGGTCTTGGCCCTCGTCGCGCTGGTGTTGATGACGCAGTACATCGACTTCGAGACCGTGCTCACCGAGGTGGGCGACGCCGACCTCGCGCTCGTCGGCGCCGCTGCGGTGATCTACGTCCTCTCGTGGCCGCTCCGGGGCTACCGCTACCGCGACATCCTCGCGGAGTTGGGCTACCACGAGCGGGTGGGGTTCCTGACCGGCGCGGTGTTCATCAGCCAGACCGGGAACCTCGTGTTCCCGGCGCGGGCGGGCGACCTCATCCGGGCGTACGTGGTGAAGGCGCGCCGCGGGATCCCGTACCCCTCGGGGTTCGCGTCGCTGGCGGCCGAACGCGTCTTCGACCTGCTGACGATCACCTCGATGGCGGGCGTCGTCCTCATCGGCTACACCGCGACCGGCCAGACCGCGGAGCTCGCCCGGACGATCACGGGCGCGGAGGGCGCCGGCCGCGTCGCCGTCATCGTCGCGCTCGGCGTCGGTCTCGTCGCGCTGGCGGCCGTCGTCGGGATCGCGCTCTCGGCGCGGAGCGACCGCGACTTCGTCCGCGCGCTCGTCTACCGGGTGAGCACGGACTCCTACGCGGACTTCGTCGCGGGCGTGGTCGGCCGGTTCGTCGACGACCTCCAGACCGTCGCGGGGACGCGCCGCGGCTTCTCGCGGGTCGGCGCGGCGAGCGTGGCCGTCTGGACGCTCGACGTCGTGACCGCGCTCCTCGTGCTCGCGGCGTTTCAGCCGGAGCTCCCGCTCGTCGAGCTCGTCGCGGTGAGCTTCTTCGCGGTCAGCGTCGGCAACCTCGCGAAGGTGCTGCCCCTCTCGCCCGGCGGCGTCGGGCTCTACGAGGGCGCCTTCACCCTCCTCGTCGTCGGACTGACGCCGCTGTCGGCCGAGCTGGCGCTCGGGGCGGCCGTGCTCGATCACGCGGTGAAGAACCTCGTCACCGTGATCGGCGGCTACGCCTCGATGCTCGGGCTCAACGTCTCGCTGACGACCGCGGTCGAAGAGACCCGCGAGGTCCGCGAGCACGGCGAGGAGGCGCCCGAACTCGATTAG
- a CDS encoding 3-dehydroquinate synthase II, translated as MTRSVWLKADDTVGDWETRKRRITAGLEAGVDWVLVDEADVDRVRSLGDVSVAAFRTDSGTALIDDVEEDTDADETPIDDVDAEGEADAYIVGKKGEGDGTADLPPDFAGSADLTTLRREDDRAQGAYVRIFSEDYEAFAEEAAQDAEYTIVVGEDWTIIPLENLIARIGEETDLIAGVTTAEEAKTAFETLELGADGVLLDSDDPDEIRKTVEIRDEAERETLDLQWAEVTAVERTGMADRVCVDTGNLMEHDEGMLVGSMSRGLFFVHAETAESPYVASRPFRVNAGAVHAYVRTPDGGTKYLSELKSGDEVQVVDSEGKTREAVVGRVKIEKRPMFRIEAEVDGDRVETLLQNAETIKVHTREGRKAVTDLEAGDEVRLYYEQTARHFGEAVEESIIEK; from the coding sequence ATGACACGCAGCGTCTGGCTCAAGGCCGACGACACCGTCGGCGACTGGGAGACACGCAAGCGACGGATCACGGCCGGCCTCGAAGCCGGCGTGGACTGGGTGCTCGTCGACGAGGCCGACGTCGACCGCGTCCGCTCGCTCGGCGACGTCTCGGTGGCGGCGTTCCGCACCGACTCGGGCACCGCGCTGATCGACGATGTCGAGGAGGACACAGACGCCGACGAGACCCCCATCGACGACGTCGACGCCGAGGGCGAGGCCGACGCCTACATCGTGGGCAAGAAGGGCGAGGGCGACGGCACGGCGGACCTGCCGCCGGACTTCGCCGGGTCGGCGGACCTCACGACGCTCCGCCGCGAGGACGACCGCGCGCAGGGCGCCTACGTCCGGATCTTCTCGGAGGACTACGAGGCCTTCGCCGAGGAGGCCGCCCAGGACGCGGAGTACACCATCGTCGTCGGCGAGGACTGGACGATCATCCCCCTCGAAAATCTGATCGCGCGCATCGGCGAGGAGACCGACCTCATCGCGGGCGTGACGACCGCCGAGGAGGCAAAGACCGCCTTCGAGACGCTCGAACTCGGCGCCGACGGGGTGCTCTTGGACTCGGACGATCCCGACGAGATCAGAAAGACCGTCGAGATCCGCGACGAGGCCGAGCGCGAGACGCTCGACCTCCAGTGGGCCGAGGTGACCGCCGTCGAGCGCACCGGGATGGCCGACCGGGTCTGTGTGGACACCGGGAACCTGATGGAACACGACGAAGGGATGCTCGTCGGCAGCATGAGCCGCGGGCTGTTCTTCGTCCACGCCGAGACCGCCGAGTCGCCCTACGTCGCCTCGCGGCCGTTCCGCGTCAACGCCGGCGCGGTCCACGCCTACGTCCGGACACCCGACGGCGGCACGAAGTACCTCTCCGAGCTGAAGAGCGGCGACGAGGTCCAGGTCGTCGACAGCGAGGGGAAGACCCGCGAGGCCGTCGTCGGCCGCGTGAAGATCGAAAAGCGCCCGATGTTCCGGATCGAGGCCGAGGTCGACGGCGACCGCGTCGAGACCCTCCTGCAGAACGCCGAGACGATCAAGGTCCACACCCGCGAGGGGCGGAAGGCAGTCACCGACCTGGAAGCGGGCGACGAGGTGCGGCTCTACTACGAGCAGACCGCGCGACACTTCGGCGAGGCCGTCGAAGAGAGCATCATCGAGAAGTAA